A single Anopheles funestus chromosome 2RL, idAnoFuneDA-416_04, whole genome shotgun sequence DNA region contains:
- the LOC125775093 gene encoding NPC intracellular cholesterol transporter 2 homolog a-like — MFRFLFLIALVPALVYGNVTRDCTGGRPQPLSVLIEGCSAAPCNLVRGQDVIAYIDFTTDRAVTSMTTVATATALGVVTNYPLGANAVTCNFLQGSSCPLSTNEDVTYRLTMPILSIYPLVSLSIEIDVVDQASNSVSCFVVDAQVVTATN; from the exons ATGTTCCGATTTCTGTTCTTGATTGCCTTAGTACCGGCACTAGTGTACGGAAATGTGACTCGCGACTGTACCGGAGGTCGACCACAGCCACTCAGTGTGTTAATAGAGGGATGTAGTGCGGCACCCTGTAATTTGGTTCGTGGACAGGATGTGATTGCTTACATCGATTTTACCACCG ACCGTGCCGTTACATCGATGACTACCGTTGCCACTGCTACTGCACTGGGTGTAGTGACAAACTATCCGCTGGGAGCGAACGCCGTTACATGCAACTTCCTGCAGGGTAGCAGCTGCCCATTGTCCACCAATGAGGATGTCACCTATCGTTTGACGATGCCGATTCTGTCAATCTATCCGCTGGTTAGCCTTAGCATTGAGATCGACGTAGTCGATCAGGCCAGCAACTCTGTCTCCTGTTTCGTAGTTGATGCTCAGGTTGTTACTGCCACGAATTAA